GTTGCCGTTGCAGCTGTTGCCCTGGCCCTTGCCCTTGCCGGAGTCCTCGTCCCCGTCGTCGACGGACCAGGCGCGCACGAGCGCGCCCGCGCGATCGTCGTCGGGCACCACGACGGCGCTCGCCGGCAACGCGGCGGTGACGAGGGCGAGGGCGATCAGGATGAGGGTGGTGACGCGGCCACGCGACATGACGGCTCCTGGGAGTGAGAAGAGACTCTTCCGCCCACTCCATCGACACGCTGAGTGACACCTTTACCCGAACAGTGACGAAGTTCTCTGAACCCCGCGTGACCGAGCTAATCGGCGCTCACGACTGCCTACGGGTGTCGCTCGATGAGGTCACGCGCCACCAAGGCGTCCACGATCTCGGTCACGCACCCCTCCACCGACACCGCGGAGGTGTCCAGGCGCAGGTCGGGTCGCTCGGGGGCCTCGAACGGCGCGCTGACGCCCGACAGGTCGGGGATCTCGCCGGCCCGCGCCTTCGCGTACAGGCCCTTCACGTCCCTGGCCTCGCAGACCTCGAGCGGGGTGTCGACGAACACCTCGAGGAACCCCCCGTCGGGGTGCAGCTCCCGCACCGCCTGCCGGTCGGCGGCGTAGGGCGACACGAACGCGCACAGCACGACCAGCCCCGCGTCCACCATCAGCCGGGCCACGTGGCCGATCCGGCGGATGTTCTCGGTCCGGTCCTCCGGTGAGAACCCCAGGTCGGCGTTCAGGCCGAAGCGCACGTTGTCCCCATCCAGGACGAACGCGGCGACACCCCTGGCGATGAGGGTCCGCTCCACGGCGTAGGCCACCGTCGACTTGCCCGACCCCGACAGCCCCGTCAGCCAGACCGTCGCCCCCCCGTGCCCGAGCGCCCGACGT
This genomic window from Euzebya sp. contains:
- the cysC gene encoding adenylyl-sulfate kinase, which produces MTDEPSPDPTSPESTNPKSSNIVRATGHVDAASRRRALGHGGATVWLTGLSGSGKSTVAYAVERTLIARGVAAFVLDGDNVRFGLNADLGFSPEDRTENIRRIGHVARLMVDAGLVVLCAFVSPYAADRQAVRELHPDGGFLEVFVDTPLEVCEARDVKGLYAKARAGEIPDLSGVSAPFEAPERPDLRLDTSAVSVEGCVTEIVDALVARDLIERHP